The following are from one region of the Coffea eugenioides isolate CCC68of chromosome 2, Ceug_1.0, whole genome shotgun sequence genome:
- the LOC113762072 gene encoding uncharacterized protein LOC113762072 gives MSLVDYASSSDEEEEAEAEEQEPKVSASEQPPETDTVVADDVKRRRPEATVSQIPAPSSTEDHNNRRSGSSVNQRGEEVPERLETPLLVLPDASLLLNSPALPSHMGNHSDHSSRVAAAMAESESRKRDLNGSSSSNHTRNKVPRGNLPSSRRVPDTVGGHLLPPQLAGRSNIVTEDMTKLFVKKHVNSSSE, from the exons ATGTCGCTGGTGGACTACGCATCCTCAtcagatgaagaagaagaagctgaAGCAGAAGAACAAGAACCCAAAGTTTCTGCTTCTGAACAACCTCCAGAAACAGATACAGTTGTTGCAGACGATGTAAAACGACGCCGTCCTGAGGCTACAGTTAGTCAAATTCCAGCTCCAAGTTCTACTGAAGATCACAACAACag GAGATCAGGGTCAAGTGTAAATCAGAGAGGGGAAGAAGTTCCAGAACGGTTGGAGACTCCGCTGCTTGTACTCCCTGATGCTTCTCTTCTCTTAAATTCACCTGCTTTGCCATCTCACATGGGCAATCATAGCGATCATTCTTCCAGAGTTGCAGCTGCAATGGCGGAAAGTGAGTCTAGAAAGAGAGACTTAAATGGTTCATCGTCATCTAATCATACTCGAAATAAAGTACCAAGAGGGAACCTGCCCAGTTCGAGAAGAGTTCCAGATACAGTAGGTGGTCATTTGCTGCCACCTCAACTTGCCGGAAG GAGCAACATTGTAACTGAAGACATGACCAAGCTTTTCGTCAAAAAGCATGTCAACTCCTCATCTGAATAg